Proteins from one Deltaproteobacteria bacterium genomic window:
- the secD gene encoding protein translocase subunit SecD yields MRASKGWLITIFTVAVLSVILLAPTFLGDALPGWWGKVFPDRGIRLGLDLRGGIFLLIGVDSEAAVEHELTGIKDFTASELKNEKVLVKGTQIEGKDLTLSFFSEGDLEKAKKIADDNYSDRADIDGDGLSLRFALKDGYLDDIKIRAIDQVKQVIENRVQELGLVEPSIQKAGSDRILIQVPGASEKDRQRIIDIIKKSAVLEFKIVRDTGAAEETVLAKYGVSNPDELSGQDLMLHPGATGSENEKFFVTTSEAQVTGESLSDARLIFDEFGRPAVGFNFKGEGASKFGELTETNIGNRLAIVLDGTIKSAPTIQERITSQGRITGDFTAEEAKDLALVLRSGALPVPVNIEQERTVGPSLGKDSIEKGKLSMMVGGVLVIIFMIFFYKLQGVVSDIALALNMLFIMGFLSAFGVTLTLPGIAGLVLTLGMAVDGNIIILERIKEELRVGKSPIAAIDAGYSRSLWTVLDANITTLITALILFWFGTGPIKGFAATLSIGIISTVFSNVVVARVITNLIYQDKKVPALSI; encoded by the coding sequence ATGAGAGCTTCTAAAGGCTGGCTTATAACCATATTTACCGTAGCGGTTTTATCCGTAATTCTTCTGGCCCCTACTTTTTTGGGTGACGCGCTTCCCGGCTGGTGGGGCAAAGTGTTCCCCGACAGGGGAATAAGACTGGGCCTCGACCTGAGGGGGGGTATTTTTCTCCTCATAGGTGTGGACTCGGAGGCCGCTGTGGAGCATGAGCTCACCGGTATCAAGGATTTTACGGCGAGTGAGTTAAAAAATGAAAAGGTGCTCGTTAAGGGGACACAGATAGAGGGAAAGGATCTAACGCTCAGCTTTTTCTCTGAGGGGGATCTGGAGAAAGCCAAAAAAATCGCCGATGACAACTACAGTGACAGAGCGGACATAGACGGGGACGGCCTGTCGCTGAGATTCGCGCTCAAGGATGGCTATCTGGATGATATAAAGATAAGGGCCATCGACCAGGTAAAACAGGTCATTGAAAATCGAGTTCAGGAGCTGGGTCTGGTCGAGCCGTCCATTCAGAAGGCGGGCTCCGACAGGATATTGATTCAGGTTCCCGGAGCCTCGGAAAAGGACAGACAGAGAATAATAGATATTATAAAAAAATCGGCGGTACTCGAATTTAAAATCGTCAGGGACACAGGGGCAGCCGAGGAAACAGTTCTCGCGAAGTACGGCGTAAGCAATCCTGACGAATTGTCCGGCCAGGATTTAATGCTCCATCCCGGCGCTACGGGTTCGGAAAACGAGAAGTTTTTTGTGACCACTTCAGAGGCGCAGGTAACGGGCGAGTCCCTCTCGGACGCGAGGCTTATTTTCGATGAATTCGGCAGGCCGGCGGTGGGCTTTAATTTCAAGGGAGAGGGGGCCAGTAAGTTCGGCGAGTTGACGGAGACGAACATCGGCAACAGGCTTGCCATCGTTCTGGACGGCACTATTAAATCCGCGCCCACTATACAGGAGAGGATTACTTCTCAGGGAAGGATTACGGGGGATTTCACGGCGGAGGAGGCAAAGGACCTCGCCCTCGTTCTCCGGTCGGGAGCCCTTCCGGTCCCGGTAAATATAGAGCAGGAGCGCACAGTCGGCCCTTCGCTCGGAAAGGACTCCATAGAAAAAGGGAAGCTTTCCATGATGGTCGGAGGCGTGCTGGTCATAATATTTATGATATTTTTCTACAAGCTGCAGGGAGTTGTGTCCGACATTGCGCTTGCGCTTAATATGCTTTTCATTATGGGCTTTCTTTCCGCCTTCGGGGTTACCCTCACACTCCCCGGCATAGCGGGGCTCGTGCTCACGCTGGGTATGGCGGTTGACGGAAATATAATCATTCTGGAGAGAATAAAAGAGGAGCTCAGAGTCGGGAAGTCCCCTATCGCCGCCATTGACGCCGGTTACTCGAGGTCGCTCTGGACGGTGCTTGACGCGAACATAACCACTCTGATAACGGCTCTTATCCTTTTCTGGTTCGGCACGGGTCCGATCAAGGGTTTCGCCGCAACCCTTTCCATAGGTATTATTTCAACCGTTTTCAGCAACGTGGTGGTTGCCCGAGTCATTACAAATCTCATTTACCAGGATAAAAAGGTTCCGGCCCTAAGCATCTGA
- the nuoH gene encoding NADH-quinone oxidoreductase subunit NuoH codes for MIWVELGISLVKIALLFFVVLTLVAYLTLAERRVSAFIQDRLGPNRVGPFGFLQPLADGVKFIFKEDIIPTKADRTFFVVAPAFALITALIALAVIPIGKGFYTTIFGLLQDPVYVKLQIADLNVGVLYVLAIGSLSVYGVVLGGWASNSKYSFLGGLRGAAQMISYELAMGISILGVVAWTGSLRLDDIIEAQSQYWFAFPQILGCLVFIIAAFAETNRLPFDMPEAETEIVAGYHTEYSSMKFAMFFMAEYTHMIVVSCLVVALFFGGWYPLPFGGWFGIDIDTYWYLPPLVFIGKVLAFLFFFIWVRFTLPRFRYDQVMNLGWKVLLPVAIANIIIISIAILVLQNYGYLQA; via the coding sequence ATGATTTGGGTCGAACTAGGAATCTCACTCGTAAAAATAGCGCTTCTGTTCTTTGTCGTGCTTACGCTCGTGGCCTACCTCACGCTGGCCGAGCGCAGGGTGAGCGCTTTCATACAGGACAGACTGGGACCCAATAGGGTCGGCCCCTTCGGATTTCTCCAGCCCCTGGCCGACGGCGTAAAATTCATATTCAAAGAAGATATAATCCCAACAAAGGCCGACAGGACTTTCTTCGTCGTCGCCCCCGCATTCGCGCTCATCACAGCTTTAATCGCTCTTGCCGTGATCCCGATAGGCAAGGGGTTCTACACGACCATTTTCGGGCTTCTGCAGGACCCGGTATATGTAAAGCTGCAGATAGCCGACCTGAACGTGGGCGTGCTCTACGTGCTCGCCATAGGCTCGCTCAGCGTTTACGGCGTGGTGCTGGGCGGCTGGGCCTCAAACAGCAAATATTCTTTTCTGGGGGGACTCAGGGGCGCCGCGCAGATGATAAGCTACGAGCTTGCCATGGGAATATCCATCCTCGGCGTTGTCGCGTGGACGGGCTCTCTCAGGCTCGATGATATCATCGAAGCGCAGTCTCAATACTGGTTCGCCTTTCCCCAGATACTGGGCTGTCTGGTGTTTATCATAGCTGCGTTTGCGGAAACCAACAGGCTCCCCTTCGACATGCCGGAGGCCGAAACCGAGATAGTCGCGGGGTACCACACGGAGTACAGCAGCATGAAATTCGCGATGTTTTTCATGGCGGAATACACGCACATGATCGTGGTATCATGCCTTGTTGTGGCGCTCTTTTTCGGAGGCTGGTATCCGCTGCCCTTCGGAGGCTGGTTCGGAATAGATATAGATACATACTGGTACCTGCCGCCTCTCGTATTTATTGGAAAGGTGCTCGCGTTTCTGTTCTTCTTCATCTGGGTGAGGTTTACGCTGCCGAGGTTCAGGTACGACCAGGTTATGAACCTGGGATGGAAGGTGCTCCTTCCGGTAGCCATAGCGAATATAATCATCATCAGCATCGCCATACTGGTGCTTCAGAATTACGGATATCTGCAAGCCTGA
- the yajC gene encoding preprotein translocase subunit YajC — protein sequence MKNLVIIIAIALITIGGCAPGGEGGAGSGPLAFLPFILIFVLFYFLILRPQQKQGKKRDEMIRNLKRGDSVITSGGIYGKILNISDDDVVTLEIAKGVSIRISRSGIAGLQPSEKQELKEKEDKSRK from the coding sequence TTGAAGAACTTGGTTATTATAATAGCGATAGCCTTAATTACGATCGGAGGCTGCGCCCCCGGCGGTGAGGGCGGGGCGGGAAGCGGCCCTCTGGCGTTTCTTCCGTTTATCCTGATATTTGTCCTTTTCTATTTCCTCATACTCAGGCCTCAGCAAAAGCAGGGCAAGAAAAGGGATGAAATGATCAGGAATCTTAAGCGCGGGGACAGCGTTATTACCTCGGGCGGGATCTACGGTAAAATTCTGAACATTTCAGATGACGACGTCGTCACGCTTGAAATAGCTAAAGGCGTCAGCATACGCATAAGCCGTTCAGGCATAGCGGGTTTACAGCCTTCCGAAAAACAAGAGTTGAAGGAAAAGGAGGATAAATCCAGGAAATGA
- the gyrB gene encoding DNA topoisomerase (ATP-hydrolyzing) subunit B produces MLKEDSSYTAEKIKVLPGLEAVRKRPDMYIGDTSTRGFHHLVFEVLDNSVDEALAGYCDRINVTIHVDESVTIEDNGRGIPVDKHKETGKSAAEVVMTMLHAGGKFEGKVYQVSGGLHGVGVTVVNALSEYLILEIRRDGKVWYQKYERGQAVTELKETGKTERSGTKISFKPDSTIFEVGEFSYDTLAHRIRELAFLNKGLVISLTDERSGKSQEFYYKGGIVAFVEELNRNKKALHPSPIYVTGEKDDIIVEVALQYNDSYTETIFAYANNINNIEGGTHLTGFRGALTRTVNKYAEDKGLLKNAKVSLSGDDAREGLTAIISVKLPDPKFEGQTKTKLGNTDVKGIVEVLLNEKLGAFFEENPSVSKKIIEKAVDAARAREAARKARELTRRKSALESGSLPGKLADCQERDPELCELFIVEGESAGGSAKQARARYNQAVLPLRGKILNVEKARFDKMLSNEEIRTLITVLGTGIGSDDFDISKLRYHKIILMTDADVDGSHIRTLLLTFFYRQFPEILDRGHLYVAQPPLYRVKRGKEERYLKDDLMYEDYFLERGTDGVTMSVSENGNGSREIKGTRLLDVIKKSISYGKALDRIARWGRDRRIVDAFASREGFRKSNLQIGNEAELDTHLQAIKERIESRHPEVTGLDWELQDDPEHGSSKIFYTFKESGRNRTTLIDFDFLNSPEFADLKNLRDSIKVVGDPPYGVVDEETTVELQTLAEVAEHILSRGKKGMSIQRYKGLGEMNPEQLWETTMNPETRVLKKVVIEDAFESDEIFTILMGDQVEPRKEFIETNALNVSNLDV; encoded by the coding sequence ATGCTAAAGGAAGATAGTTCTTATACGGCGGAAAAAATCAAGGTTCTTCCCGGGCTCGAAGCCGTAAGAAAGCGTCCCGATATGTACATCGGCGACACGAGCACGAGGGGATTTCACCACCTTGTTTTCGAGGTTCTTGATAACAGCGTCGACGAGGCGCTCGCGGGATACTGTGACAGGATAAATGTAACCATACACGTCGATGAAAGCGTTACGATTGAGGACAACGGCCGCGGTATTCCGGTCGATAAACATAAAGAGACCGGCAAATCAGCCGCCGAAGTCGTTATGACAATGCTGCATGCGGGCGGAAAGTTCGAAGGCAAGGTCTACCAGGTCTCGGGCGGGCTGCACGGGGTCGGTGTCACCGTTGTCAATGCTCTTTCCGAATACCTGATTCTGGAGATAAGGAGGGACGGCAAGGTATGGTATCAGAAATACGAGCGCGGCCAGGCGGTTACCGAGCTTAAGGAAACGGGAAAAACGGAGCGCTCCGGGACCAAGATAAGCTTTAAACCCGACTCCACTATTTTCGAGGTCGGCGAATTCAGCTACGATACGCTGGCACATAGAATAAGGGAGCTTGCGTTTCTCAACAAAGGCCTCGTTATAAGCCTCACCGACGAGCGGAGCGGGAAGAGTCAGGAGTTTTACTACAAGGGAGGAATTGTGGCTTTTGTCGAGGAGCTCAACAGGAACAAAAAGGCGCTTCACCCGAGCCCGATATACGTGACCGGGGAGAAAGACGACATTATCGTCGAGGTGGCTCTCCAGTATAACGACAGCTACACGGAGACCATATTCGCTTACGCCAATAATATTAACAATATCGAGGGCGGCACACACCTCACCGGATTCAGGGGAGCCCTCACCAGAACAGTAAACAAGTACGCCGAAGACAAGGGTCTGCTGAAAAACGCCAAGGTATCCCTGAGCGGCGATGACGCCAGGGAAGGCCTTACAGCCATAATAAGCGTTAAGCTCCCCGATCCGAAGTTCGAGGGTCAGACCAAGACCAAACTGGGCAATACGGACGTGAAGGGAATAGTGGAAGTGCTTTTGAACGAGAAACTGGGGGCCTTTTTCGAGGAGAACCCCTCGGTTTCCAAAAAAATCATCGAGAAGGCCGTTGACGCGGCGAGAGCGAGGGAAGCGGCCAGGAAGGCCCGTGAGCTGACCAGGAGAAAAAGCGCCCTTGAGTCGGGCTCCCTCCCCGGGAAGCTCGCCGACTGCCAGGAGCGCGACCCCGAGCTGTGCGAGCTTTTCATAGTAGAGGGTGAGTCGGCGGGAGGCTCGGCTAAACAGGCGAGAGCTAGGTACAATCAGGCGGTTCTGCCGTTGCGCGGTAAGATATTGAACGTCGAGAAAGCCAGATTCGACAAGATGCTCAGCAACGAGGAAATAAGAACGCTGATTACGGTCCTGGGCACCGGTATCGGCAGCGATGACTTCGATATATCCAAGCTTCGTTATCACAAAATAATACTGATGACGGACGCGGACGTCGACGGCTCGCACATAAGAACCCTTCTCCTGACGTTCTTCTACAGGCAGTTCCCTGAAATACTCGATAGAGGACATCTTTACGTTGCCCAGCCCCCGCTCTACAGGGTAAAACGCGGCAAGGAAGAGCGTTATCTCAAAGACGACCTCATGTATGAGGACTATTTTCTCGAACGGGGCACGGACGGCGTTACCATGAGCGTATCCGAGAACGGAAACGGTTCCAGGGAAATTAAAGGGACGAGGCTGTTGGATGTAATTAAAAAGTCCATTTCCTACGGCAAGGCGCTTGACAGAATAGCCAGGTGGGGGAGGGACAGAAGAATCGTGGATGCGTTCGCGAGCCGGGAGGGCTTTAGAAAAAGCAATCTGCAAATCGGAAATGAGGCCGAGCTCGATACGCACCTTCAGGCTATCAAGGAAAGAATCGAGAGCAGACATCCCGAAGTCACGGGTCTTGACTGGGAGCTTCAGGATGACCCTGAGCACGGGTCATCGAAAATATTTTACACCTTTAAGGAAAGCGGAAGGAACAGGACGACGTTAATAGACTTTGATTTCCTGAATTCTCCCGAATTCGCGGACCTGAAGAATCTCAGGGACTCGATAAAAGTCGTTGGAGACCCTCCCTACGGGGTAGTTGATGAAGAGACTACCGTTGAGCTTCAGACGCTTGCCGAGGTTGCCGAGCACATACTCTCTCGCGGTAAAAAAGGTATGTCGATTCAGAGGTACAAGGGGCTTGGCGAGATGAACCCGGAGCAGCTCTGGGAGACTACGATGAACCCGGAGACCCGGGTCCTCAAAAAGGTCGTGATAGAGGACGCTTTTGAGTCGGACGAGATTTTCACGATCCTCATGGGCGATCAGGTCGAGCCCAGAAAGGAATTCATCGAAACCAACGCCCTTAACGTAAGCAACCTCGACGTATAG
- the secF gene encoding protein translocase subunit SecF — MDLIKPNTRINFVGKMGKAVILSLVLIIISIGSLIYHKGPNWGVEFTGGTEIHIKLAKDVSIEDIKNTLGEVGYPPEEVQRLGLQSDNEYLIRFSSELVKFEEIQVFQTELESLIEKNPQFQGGSILRVDYIGPKVGGELIRKAVISILLGCVGILIYVMMRFEFAFAMGAVIALVHDTVITLGAISITDKEFNLALVAALLTVIGYSVNDTIIIFDRIRENMKKSSKSGFKDVVNEGINQTLSRTILTGITVFLVLIPLFVLGGSVIHDFAFTLIVGVLVGTYSSIFVASAAVIYWRKRKGTLT; from the coding sequence TTGGATTTAATAAAACCTAACACTCGTATAAATTTTGTGGGGAAAATGGGGAAGGCCGTTATTTTGTCTCTGGTTCTGATTATTATATCTATCGGTTCGCTTATTTATCATAAAGGGCCTAACTGGGGCGTTGAGTTTACGGGCGGCACGGAGATACACATAAAACTGGCAAAAGACGTGAGCATTGAAGATATAAAAAATACCCTGGGCGAGGTCGGTTATCCGCCCGAAGAAGTTCAGAGGCTGGGCCTTCAGAGCGATAACGAGTATTTGATAAGGTTTTCCTCCGAGCTTGTGAAGTTCGAGGAGATACAGGTTTTTCAGACCGAGCTCGAGAGCTTGATTGAGAAAAATCCCCAGTTCCAGGGGGGCTCAATTCTCAGAGTGGATTATATAGGTCCGAAGGTAGGCGGTGAGCTCATAAGAAAGGCAGTTATATCAATACTTCTCGGCTGTGTGGGAATTCTTATCTACGTAATGATGAGATTCGAGTTCGCGTTCGCCATGGGCGCGGTCATAGCGCTCGTTCATGATACCGTAATCACTCTCGGCGCAATTTCTATAACGGATAAGGAATTTAACCTCGCCCTCGTTGCCGCGCTTCTGACCGTTATCGGTTATTCAGTAAACGATACTATAATAATATTCGACAGAATCAGGGAGAATATGAAGAAAAGCTCGAAATCGGGCTTTAAAGATGTAGTCAACGAGGGGATTAACCAGACTCTGTCGAGGACAATACTTACGGGCATCACCGTGTTCCTCGTACTGATACCCCTTTTCGTGCTTGGCGGCTCCGTGATACATGATTTTGCTTTTACGTTGATAGTCGGAGTCCTTGTCGGTACTTATTCTTCGATATTCGTCGCGAGCGCGGCCGTAATATACTGGAGGAAAAGAAAGGGCACGCTCACCTGA
- a CDS encoding DUF456 domain-containing protein: MDYVIFALFILIAAAGLISHVFGLPGNFIILGASILYGWYGGFGEITVKIIIILVALAVLAEVIEFILGILGAKKYKSSNKAVVGSIIFGIIGGVLGIPFFFGIGAVIGAFIGAFVGAFIIELLLEKNFDRAVKSGQGALLGRVGGAISKGAIGLTMIAITIVSVVRN, from the coding sequence ATGGATTATGTTATATTTGCCCTTTTTATTCTGATAGCCGCAGCAGGTTTAATATCCCACGTGTTCGGACTGCCGGGTAACTTTATAATTCTCGGGGCCTCTATTCTTTACGGCTGGTACGGCGGTTTCGGGGAAATTACCGTTAAGATTATAATTATCCTCGTCGCTCTCGCAGTGCTTGCGGAGGTTATAGAATTTATTTTGGGAATACTGGGAGCCAAGAAATATAAATCGAGCAACAAGGCGGTAGTGGGTTCGATTATTTTTGGAATCATCGGCGGAGTTCTCGGGATTCCCTTTTTCTTCGGAATAGGGGCGGTTATCGGCGCATTCATAGGGGCCTTTGTCGGCGCTTTTATAATTGAGCTTTTGCTTGAGAAGAATTTTGACAGGGCAGTGAAATCGGGTCAGGGCGCTCTTCTCGGAAGAGTGGGCGGCGCGATTTCAAAAGGCGCGATCGGTTTGACGATGATTGCAATTACGATAGTCTCCGTGGTGAGGAATTAG
- a CDS encoding cupin domain-containing protein codes for MSASVKNLSEIPVEKLGAGKSTYRQVLIGPAEGPNFAMRRFIMEPGGGIPSHTNTVEHEQFVLRGRARIGIGDAVYEVKPDDVLFIPAGVPHWYEVLGDENFEFLCMVPNQDDKISLIEKKK; via the coding sequence ATGTCCGCGTCCGTAAAAAATTTAAGTGAAATCCCCGTTGAAAAGCTCGGAGCCGGTAAATCCACCTACAGACAGGTTCTGATAGGCCCCGCAGAGGGTCCCAACTTCGCGATGAGGCGGTTCATCATGGAGCCCGGAGGAGGTATTCCCTCTCACACCAACACGGTCGAGCACGAGCAGTTTGTGCTCCGCGGCAGGGCGAGGATAGGCATAGGCGACGCCGTTTACGAGGTTAAGCCCGACGACGTGCTATTCATTCCGGCGGGCGTTCCCCACTGGTACGAGGTGCTGGGGGATGAAAACTTCGAGTTCCTCTGCATGGTGCCCAATCAGGACGATAAAATATCGCTCATAGAAAAAAAGAAATGA
- the pheS gene encoding phenylalanine--tRNA ligase subunit alpha has translation MEEKLEQFRLEARDELEKIRDEVSLQNLKARFVGKKGVITEILKGMKDVPPDERPEMGKLINETKTFVEEMFEKRHQELREEKKNRALLEEEIDVTLPGRGMPGGGKHPVSLVMEEIVSIFERMGFQVAEGPEIETDYYNFEALNIPKNHPARDMQDTFYISEEIVLRTHTSPVQIRVMEKQEPPVKIIAPGKVYRCDSDVSHTPMFHQIEGLLVDEQVTFGDLKGVLTEFVRLFFGEGIGVRFRPSFFPFTEPSAEVDMSCVICGAKGCRVCKNTGWLEILGCGMVDPEVFRSVGYDPDKYSGFAFGMGIERIAMLKFGINDIRLFFENDVRFLKQFV, from the coding sequence ATGGAAGAAAAGCTCGAACAATTCAGGCTCGAGGCGCGGGACGAATTGGAGAAAATACGGGACGAGGTGTCACTTCAGAACCTCAAAGCGCGATTCGTGGGTAAGAAGGGCGTAATCACGGAAATTCTGAAGGGTATGAAGGACGTCCCCCCGGACGAGCGCCCCGAAATGGGGAAGCTCATTAACGAGACCAAGACATTCGTCGAGGAGATGTTTGAGAAAAGGCATCAGGAGCTGAGAGAGGAAAAGAAGAACCGTGCCCTTCTGGAGGAAGAAATAGATGTGACCCTTCCGGGAAGAGGAATGCCCGGGGGGGGAAAGCATCCGGTAAGCCTGGTGATGGAAGAGATTGTCTCGATTTTCGAGAGGATGGGGTTTCAGGTCGCGGAAGGGCCCGAGATTGAGACTGACTACTACAATTTCGAGGCTCTCAATATACCCAAAAACCACCCCGCGAGGGACATGCAGGACACCTTTTACATCTCGGAAGAAATAGTTTTGAGAACCCACACTTCACCGGTTCAGATAAGGGTTATGGAGAAACAGGAGCCGCCCGTAAAGATTATCGCGCCGGGTAAGGTTTACAGGTGTGACAGCGACGTATCGCACACCCCGATGTTTCACCAGATCGAGGGGCTGCTCGTGGATGAGCAAGTCACCTTCGGGGATCTGAAAGGGGTTCTCACGGAGTTTGTGAGGCTCTTTTTCGGAGAGGGCATAGGGGTGAGGTTCAGGCCGAGCTTCTTCCCCTTCACGGAGCCCAGCGCCGAGGTGGATATGAGCTGTGTAATATGCGGCGCAAAGGGTTGCAGGGTGTGCAAGAATACCGGATGGCTCGAGATTCTGGGCTGCGGCATGGTTGATCCCGAAGTATTCAGGAGCGTGGGTTACGACCCTGATAAGTACAGCGGATTTGCCTTCGGCATGGGGATCGAGCGGATCGCTATGCTTAAATTCGGCATAAATGATATAAGACTCTTTTTCGAGAACGATGTCCGTTTCTTAAAGCAGTTCGTGTAG
- a CDS encoding molybdopterin-dependent oxidoreductase, translating into MPKLTIDGIEIEVENGLNLIEAASRAGIDVPHFCYHPALSVVAQCRQCLVEVEGVPKVMPACNTYVRDGLIVKTNSERAIKARKATVEFTLINHPLDCPICDKGGECPLQLTTVKHGPGYSRFEGPEEKKVRRKYYLSDRILYDPNRCIMCTRCVRFTDEVTKTHELGYEGRGFRKKIVVFPEKDLDNELAGNVTDLCPVGALLNKENLHEERVWYWKFTDSVCSLCSNGCNITVGVDPRKGRVARVRPRINMDVNEYWICDRGRYDFKEVQEGKTRLKDPIVRKGEGFEISGWVEAIELASNQLKKISRTDPESIAVIGSPTLTNEELYLLKKLSGTLKTGRIASNIGTVNQEKRYGLISSDPYPNSRGVKDMGYPSGAEKIHELIEQILGGRIKALYAAGEDLFNFVSVEERPKLIEALTGLTLLAVQDYRITETAKLAHVILPGASPYEKEGTFTNDRGRVQRVRQAIAPPGTAKPDWEILALLGTTFEAETFSYENPSEIMAEIAGAFPAYRGMNYSNIGMLGADTAD; encoded by the coding sequence GGAGGTAGAGGGCGTGCCAAAGGTAATGCCCGCCTGTAATACCTACGTCAGGGACGGCCTGATAGTCAAAACGAATTCGGAAAGGGCGATAAAGGCAAGAAAAGCGACTGTCGAGTTCACCCTGATTAATCACCCGCTGGACTGCCCGATATGCGACAAGGGAGGGGAGTGTCCTCTTCAGCTTACGACTGTAAAGCACGGCCCGGGATACAGCAGGTTCGAAGGGCCCGAGGAAAAGAAGGTGAGAAGAAAGTATTACCTGAGCGACAGGATATTGTACGACCCCAACCGCTGTATCATGTGCACGAGATGCGTCAGATTTACGGATGAAGTCACAAAAACACATGAGCTCGGATACGAGGGAAGAGGGTTCAGGAAAAAGATAGTTGTGTTTCCGGAGAAAGACCTCGATAACGAGCTTGCCGGAAATGTTACGGACCTCTGCCCTGTGGGGGCGCTTCTAAATAAGGAAAATCTCCACGAGGAGCGCGTATGGTACTGGAAATTTACGGACAGCGTGTGCTCTCTATGCAGCAACGGCTGCAACATAACGGTGGGCGTGGACCCGAGAAAAGGCAGGGTCGCGCGCGTTAGGCCGAGAATCAACATGGATGTAAACGAGTACTGGATCTGCGACAGGGGAAGATACGACTTCAAGGAAGTACAGGAGGGGAAGACGCGCCTCAAGGACCCGATAGTGAGAAAGGGGGAGGGGTTTGAGATCTCAGGCTGGGTTGAAGCCATTGAGCTCGCATCGAACCAGTTAAAAAAAATCAGCCGTACAGACCCTGAATCGATAGCAGTCATCGGGTCGCCGACTCTGACAAATGAGGAGCTGTATCTGCTTAAAAAACTGTCCGGGACTCTTAAAACGGGCAGAATCGCTTCAAATATCGGGACCGTGAATCAGGAAAAACGGTACGGCCTTATCAGCTCCGACCCCTATCCGAACAGCAGGGGGGTCAAGGACATGGGGTACCCTTCCGGCGCGGAGAAGATTCACGAGCTGATCGAGCAGATACTGGGAGGGCGTATAAAAGCCCTCTATGCCGCGGGAGAGGATTTATTTAATTTCGTCTCGGTGGAGGAGCGACCGAAACTGATAGAGGCCCTTACGGGGCTTACGCTCCTGGCGGTTCAGGATTACAGGATTACGGAAACCGCAAAACTGGCCCACGTCATCCTTCCGGGCGCAAGCCCTTACGAAAAGGAAGGCACATTTACGAACGACAGGGGGAGGGTTCAGAGAGTAAGACAGGCGATAGCCCCTCCGGGCACGGCAAAACCCGACTGGGAAATACTGGCGCTTCTCGGAACTACATTTGAGGCGGAGACGTTCAGCTATGAGAATCCTTCTGAAATAATGGCGGAGATCGCGGGCGCATTCCCGGCCTACAGGGGAATGAACTACAGCAACATCGGCATGCTCGGAGCAGACACGGCTGACTGA
- the dcd gene encoding dCTP deaminase yields MGVKPDHWIRKMALEQNMIEPFIDGQIREGSISYGLSAYGYDIRVSDEFKVFTNIYNSVVDPKKFDDKSFVEIKSDVCMIPPNSFALARTVEYFRVPRSTITLCVGKSTYARCGIIVNVTPFEPEWEGYVTLEISNTTPLPAKIYANEGIAQVLFFEADEMCEVSYADKKGKYQKQVGITPPKV; encoded by the coding sequence ATGGGAGTAAAACCTGACCACTGGATTAGAAAGATGGCCCTTGAGCAAAATATGATAGAACCGTTTATAGACGGGCAGATAAGGGAAGGCTCGATTTCATACGGTCTGTCGGCTTACGGATACGATATCAGGGTCAGCGATGAATTTAAGGTCTTCACGAACATATATAATTCCGTAGTGGACCCCAAGAAATTCGACGACAAGTCATTTGTCGAAATCAAGTCGGATGTGTGTATGATCCCCCCCAATTCTTTTGCTCTGGCCAGGACCGTCGAGTATTTCAGGGTTCCCAGAAGCACTATTACCCTCTGTGTGGGAAAATCCACGTACGCGCGATGCGGCATAATAGTTAACGTTACTCCCTTCGAGCCCGAGTGGGAGGGTTATGTGACGCTCGAGATATCGAACACGACCCCGCTTCCCGCAAAGATTTACGCGAATGAAGGGATAGCGCAGGTCCTTTTTTTCGAGGCGGACGAGATGTGCGAGGTATCCTACGCCGACAAAAAGGGCAAGTATCAGAAGCAGGTTGGAATCACCCCGCCCAAGGTTTAG